The following coding sequences lie in one Planctomycetia bacterium genomic window:
- the pmi gene encoding mannose-6-phosphate isomerase, translating to MSPPAIHPLFLAPIYRRYIWGGRRFTTALGRDLPPGDDYAESWELVDRGADQSVVSAGPLAGTALGTLVRERGTELLGRHAPRPAFPLLFKFLDACHDLSVQVHPDDSRAARLSPPDFGKTEAWYVVDAAPGSRIYAGLRPGVDRDAFAVALRTDRCGDVLHAFEPRPGDCIFIPAGTVHAIGAGLLVAEIQQSSDVTYRLHDWGRVGADGRPRPLHIEAGLESVTRFGPVAPVRPEATTDPSVRRLVDCPYFSFDEVRPDGTWETGGDGTCSFLAVIAGTVRFDDRWQLPALGRGGCVLLPAACGRQRIAVTADATGTPPTLLRVGLGRVESA from the coding sequence ATGAGCCCGCCCGCGATCCACCCGCTGTTTCTCGCCCCCATCTACCGGCGCTACATCTGGGGCGGCCGCCGCTTCACGACGGCCCTCGGTCGCGACCTGCCACCGGGGGACGACTATGCCGAATCGTGGGAACTCGTCGATCGGGGAGCGGACCAGAGCGTCGTCTCTGCCGGCCCGCTCGCCGGCACCGCTCTCGGAACGCTCGTCCGCGAACGTGGGACGGAGCTGCTCGGCCGCCACGCGCCGCGGCCCGCTTTTCCGCTGCTCTTCAAGTTTCTCGATGCCTGCCACGATCTTTCCGTGCAGGTGCACCCCGACGACTCCCGCGCCGCCCGGCTCAGCCCCCCGGACTTCGGCAAGACGGAGGCCTGGTACGTCGTCGACGCGGCACCGGGGAGCCGGATCTACGCCGGCCTGCGGCCGGGCGTCGATCGCGATGCGTTCGCCGTCGCCCTGCGAACCGACCGCTGCGGCGACGTGCTGCACGCCTTCGAGCCCCGGCCGGGTGACTGCATCTTCATTCCCGCCGGCACGGTGCACGCGATCGGCGCCGGCCTGCTCGTGGCCGAGATCCAGCAATCGAGCGACGTCACCTACCGGCTTCACGACTGGGGCCGCGTCGGCGCCGACGGCAGGCCGCGGCCACTGCACATCGAGGCCGGCCTCGAGTCGGTGACACGGTTTGGCCCCGTCGCGCCAGTGCGGCCGGAGGCGACGACCGACCCGTCCGTTCGCCGGCTCGTGGACTGCCCGTATTTCAGTTTCGACGAGGTCCGCCCCGACGGCACGTGGGAGACCGGCGGCGACGGGACATGCTCATTCCTCGCCGTGATCGCCGGGACGGTCCGCTTCGACGATCGCTGGCAGCTGCCCGCGCTCGGCCGGGGCGGCTGCGTGCTCCTGCCGGCGGCATGCGGCCGCCAGCGCATCGCAGTGACCGCGGACGCGACCGGCACGCCCCCCACGCTCCTCAGGGTGGGGCTGGGCCGGGTGGAATCGGCCTAG
- the recA gene encoding protein RecA, translating to MGKKDDKAAKDAAKDKEAKLDEGRGGKKGAKPIPSFLEDNATLRNTLAQIEKEFGEGSIMPLGLDAQAPIEGISSGSLSVDLALGGKGFPRGRIIEVFGPESSGKTTLALHAVAASQRAGGIAAFIDAEHALDPSWAKKLGISLESLLVSQPTSGEEAMNIAEMLIKSNAIDIIVVDSVAALVPQKELDGEIGDSFVGLQARLMSQAMRKLTGAIAKSKTTVIFINQIREKIGVMFGSPETTPGGRALKFYSSCRVDVRRIGQLKDGEDVVGQRVKVKVVKNKVAPPFRVAEFDMMHADGISVEGDILDLAVTAKLVDKTGTWLRYGEVHLGQGREKARLFLKENPEVAQELREKILASKDIVIAASSAGDGGGD from the coding sequence ATGGGCAAAAAGGATGACAAAGCGGCGAAGGACGCAGCGAAAGACAAGGAAGCCAAACTCGACGAGGGACGCGGAGGGAAAAAGGGTGCCAAGCCCATCCCCTCGTTCCTCGAGGACAACGCCACGCTGCGGAACACGCTCGCCCAGATCGAGAAGGAGTTCGGCGAAGGTTCGATCATGCCACTCGGGCTCGACGCCCAGGCGCCGATCGAGGGCATCTCCTCCGGCAGCCTGTCGGTCGACCTCGCCCTCGGCGGCAAGGGCTTCCCGCGCGGACGGATTATCGAGGTCTTCGGCCCGGAGTCGAGCGGCAAAACGACGCTCGCACTCCATGCCGTGGCGGCGTCGCAACGCGCCGGCGGCATCGCGGCCTTCATTGACGCCGAGCACGCGCTCGACCCGAGCTGGGCAAAGAAGCTGGGCATCTCCTTGGAGTCGCTGCTCGTCAGCCAGCCGACGAGTGGCGAGGAGGCGATGAACATCGCCGAGATGCTGATCAAGAGCAACGCCATCGACATCATCGTCGTCGACTCCGTGGCGGCACTCGTGCCGCAGAAGGAACTCGACGGCGAGATCGGTGACTCGTTCGTCGGCCTCCAGGCCCGGCTCATGAGCCAGGCGATGCGGAAGCTGACGGGGGCCATCGCCAAGTCGAAGACGACGGTGATCTTTATCAACCAGATCCGTGAGAAGATCGGCGTCATGTTCGGCAGCCCGGAGACCACGCCGGGCGGCCGGGCGCTCAAGTTCTATTCGTCCTGCCGGGTCGACGTCCGACGGATCGGCCAGCTGAAAGACGGCGAGGATGTCGTCGGACAGCGGGTGAAGGTCAAGGTGGTCAAGAACAAGGTGGCGCCGCCGTTCCGGGTGGCCGAGTTCGACATGATGCACGCCGACGGCATCAGCGTGGAGGGGGACATCCTCGACCTGGCCGTCACCGCCAAGCTCGTGGACAAGACCGGCACCTGGCTGCGATACGGCGAGGTGCACCTCGGGCAGGGGCGGGAGAAGGCCCGCCTGTTCCTCAAGGAGAACCCCGAGGTGGCCCAGGAACTCCGCGAGAAGATCCTCGCCAGCAAGGACATCGTCATCGCCGCGTCGTCGGCTGGCGATGGCGGGGGCGACTGA
- the hemD gene encoding uroporphyrinogen III methyltransferase: MSARTMTARTDSRPGRVWFVGAGPGSWDLLTIRAAACLRTADLVVHDALVPPWLRDAIAPTAELVPVERETADGDPGEATGRLLVQLAASGRTIVRLKGGDPAVFARLAEEIQPLRDAGIAYELVPGVTAALAAAAAAAAPLTSRATASSLTLVTGHEAGDKPNAVDFRTIASLPGTLAIYMGIEQMDRWSTALLEAGKPAETPVTIVSRCSWPDQRIITSTLARCAVDAAAAGLRPPAIAIVGAAAGSMQRTGPLAGRRVLVTRPAGQGEDLATAIRGSGGEAICVPVVRLDAPDSWQPLDDAIGAAGAYDWIVFSSVNGVRGFVARLRAAGRDARWLGTARIAAIGSATRRELDSVGLACDLVPDEFRSEGLAAAFADLPAGGRFLLVRADRGRDVLPTRLAAAGHHVVDVAAYTNRSLDSLDAATLEAVDAAGIDWITVTSPSIAAAAARLFGDRMRRWRIASISPVTTAALTSFGLQPAAEAQVATVSGLVAAMATVDGPR; encoded by the coding sequence ATGTCCGCCCGCACCATGACCGCCCGCACCGACAGTCGCCCGGGACGTGTCTGGTTCGTCGGTGCCGGCCCCGGCTCCTGGGACCTGCTCACCATCCGGGCCGCCGCGTGCCTGCGGACGGCCGACCTCGTCGTGCACGACGCACTCGTGCCGCCGTGGTTGCGGGATGCCATCGCGCCGACCGCGGAACTGGTGCCGGTGGAACGCGAGACCGCCGACGGCGATCCCGGCGAGGCGACCGGACGCCTGCTCGTCCAGCTGGCTGCCAGCGGCCGCACGATCGTGCGGCTCAAGGGGGGCGACCCGGCCGTGTTCGCGAGGCTGGCCGAGGAGATCCAGCCGCTGCGCGACGCGGGCATCGCCTACGAACTCGTGCCGGGCGTGACCGCCGCGCTGGCGGCGGCAGCCGCCGCGGCCGCTCCCCTGACGAGCCGGGCGACGGCATCGAGCCTCACGCTCGTGACCGGACATGAAGCGGGCGACAAGCCCAACGCCGTCGACTTTCGGACCATCGCCTCCTTGCCGGGAACGCTGGCGATCTACATGGGCATCGAGCAGATGGACCGTTGGTCGACCGCCCTGCTCGAAGCCGGCAAGCCGGCAGAAACGCCGGTGACGATCGTGAGCCGCTGTTCCTGGCCCGACCAGCGGATCATCACCAGCACGCTCGCGCGGTGCGCGGTCGATGCGGCCGCCGCCGGGCTGCGGCCGCCGGCGATCGCGATCGTGGGCGCAGCCGCCGGATCGATGCAGCGGACCGGGCCGCTGGCAGGCCGACGCGTGCTCGTGACGCGGCCGGCGGGGCAGGGGGAGGATCTGGCCACCGCCATTCGGGGCTCCGGGGGCGAGGCGATCTGCGTGCCGGTGGTCCGCCTCGACGCCCCCGACTCCTGGCAGCCCCTCGACGACGCCATCGGGGCGGCCGGGGCGTACGACTGGATCGTGTTCTCGAGCGTCAACGGCGTCCGCGGCTTCGTCGCCCGGCTGCGAGCCGCGGGCCGCGACGCCCGCTGGCTGGGGACGGCGCGAATCGCCGCGATCGGCAGCGCCACGCGGCGCGAACTGGACTCCGTCGGGCTGGCCTGCGACCTCGTGCCCGACGAGTTCCGCTCCGAGGGGCTGGCGGCCGCCTTCGCCGATCTTCCCGCCGGCGGCCGGTTCCTCTTGGTGCGGGCCGACCGCGGTCGCGACGTGCTCCCCACCCGGCTGGCCGCGGCCGGCCATCACGTCGTCGACGTGGCCGCCTATACGAACCGTTCGCTCGACTCGCTCGATGCCGCCACGCTCGAGGCGGTCGATGCCGCCGGCATCGACTGGATCACCGTGACGAGCCCATCGATCGCCGCCGCCGCCGCCCGGCTGTTCGGCGATCGCATGCGGCGCTGGCGGATCGCGAGCATCAGCCCGGTGACGACCGCCGCCCTCACGTCGTTCGGCCTCCAGCCGGCGGCCGAGGCCCAGGTGGCGACCGTTTCCGGGCTCGTCGCGGCCATGGCGACGGTGGACGGGCCGCGCTGA
- the coaD gene encoding phosphopantetheine adenylyltransferase, whose protein sequence is MSSASPARIAVYTGSFDPITLGHLDVIGRASRLFDTIVVGVGINPDKQPLFSLEERVRLVRAAVAGLPNVRVERFSGLSVTFVREQGATVLLRGVRSLTDIEAEFTMTLANRKLDPDVETVFLMADAAYSHISSSLLKQITPLADDERLLRFVPAPVVEALRAKLPG, encoded by the coding sequence ATGTCCAGCGCGAGCCCGGCCCGCATCGCCGTCTACACCGGCTCCTTCGATCCGATCACGCTCGGCCACCTCGACGTGATCGGGCGGGCCAGCCGGCTCTTCGACACCATCGTGGTCGGCGTCGGCATCAACCCCGACAAGCAGCCGCTGTTCTCCCTGGAGGAGCGGGTGCGGCTCGTCCGCGCGGCGGTGGCCGGGCTGCCGAACGTGCGCGTCGAGCGGTTCAGCGGCCTGTCGGTGACGTTCGTCCGCGAGCAGGGTGCCACCGTGCTGCTGCGCGGCGTCCGGTCGCTGACCGACATCGAGGCCGAGTTCACGATGACGCTCGCCAACCGCAAGCTCGACCCGGACGTCGAGACGGTGTTTCTCATGGCCGACGCCGCCTACTCCCACATCTCGTCGTCGCTGCTCAAGCAGATCACGCCGCTGGCGGACGACGAGCGGCTGCTGCGGTTCGTACCCGCCCCCGTCGTGGAGGCGCTGCGGGCCAAGCTCCCCGGCTGA
- the pyrK gene encoding dihydroorotate dehydrogenase — MTPAETCFADHARHLRTGIVSHRQIAAGTWRIRLDCQPIAAQALPGQFAMLRIPDRSDPLLARPLAVYDVFADAAGLRYADFVYAVHGKFTTALSRLRAGDEVLAWGPLGNGFPRQPSDHLLLVAGGIGQTALLALARERLGRATYGSGDRPGTTARRITFCWGARHAGLFGDLDDFRAAGCDVHLATLDGSAGVQGTVIDLLDDLFAPTVPLAASTRIACCGPEPMMAAVARWAEPRGVGCDVSLETPMACGVGICFTCVARVRDGHGGWDYRRTCVEGPVFDARTIEW, encoded by the coding sequence ATGACGCCCGCGGAAACCTGTTTCGCCGACCATGCCCGCCACCTCCGAACCGGGATCGTGTCGCACCGGCAGATCGCGGCGGGAACGTGGCGGATCCGACTCGACTGCCAGCCGATCGCGGCGCAGGCGCTGCCCGGGCAGTTCGCGATGCTCCGCATCCCCGACCGGTCCGATCCGCTCCTCGCCCGTCCGCTGGCCGTGTACGACGTCTTCGCCGACGCCGCCGGCCTGCGGTACGCCGACTTCGTGTACGCGGTGCACGGCAAATTCACGACGGCCCTCTCCCGGCTGCGGGCCGGGGATGAAGTGCTGGCCTGGGGACCGCTCGGCAACGGGTTTCCACGGCAACCGAGCGACCATCTCCTGCTCGTCGCCGGCGGCATCGGCCAGACGGCGCTTCTCGCCCTCGCCCGGGAGCGGCTCGGCCGGGCGACCTACGGCAGCGGCGATCGGCCGGGGACGACCGCGCGCCGCATCACCTTCTGCTGGGGCGCCCGCCACGCCGGACTGTTCGGCGACCTCGACGACTTTCGCGCCGCCGGCTGCGACGTGCACCTGGCGACGCTCGATGGGTCGGCCGGCGTGCAGGGCACGGTCATCGACCTGCTCGACGACCTGTTCGCTCCCACCGTTCCCCTCGCCGCGTCGACCCGCATCGCCTGCTGCGGCCCCGAGCCGATGATGGCGGCGGTCGCCCGCTGGGCGGAGCCGCGGGGCGTCGGCTGCGATGTGTCGCTGGAGACGCCCATGGCATGCGGCGTCGGCATCTGCTTCACCTGCGTGGCCCGCGTTCGCGATGGCCACGGGGGCTGGGACTACCGGCGCACGTGCGTCGAGGGTCCGGTCTTCGACGCCCGCACCATCGAATGGTGA
- the rpsT gene encoding 30S ribosomal protein S20: MPHSASAKKRHRQNLRDRESNRAVKSDLKSQVRKVLEAITTGDVPQAREALKLVAKKADRAAASKKIHRNRAARIKSRLSARVKAAGHGAVATASTKSRKSS, encoded by the coding sequence ATGCCTCATTCGGCAAGTGCCAAGAAGCGCCATCGGCAAAACCTTCGCGATCGCGAAAGCAATCGCGCCGTCAAGTCGGACCTCAAGTCGCAGGTTCGCAAGGTCCTCGAAGCGATCACCACGGGCGACGTCCCCCAGGCCCGCGAGGCCCTCAAACTCGTCGCCAAGAAGGCCGATCGGGCCGCCGCCTCGAAGAAGATTCATCGCAACCGTGCCGCGCGGATCAAGTCGCGTCTCTCGGCCCGGGTCAAGGCTGCCGGCCACGGAGCCGTTGCCACGGCCTCGACGAAGTCGCGAAAGTCGTCGTAA
- the TPX gene encoding 2-Cys peroxiredoxin — MGRHGAVTFKGNPLTLVGDEVQVGAAAPDFSLACYGAGGMQQIRKADLLGKPTLISVVPSLDTPVCQVQTKTFNGRLAALGERVNAVTVSLDLPFAMNRFCGAEDIKTMRTGSDYMDRSFGTHWGVLIDELKILARAVFVLDAKGVVQYAQVVKEVASEPDYDAALAVLEKLA; from the coding sequence ATGGGTCGGCACGGCGCGGTGACATTCAAGGGGAATCCGCTCACGCTCGTGGGAGACGAGGTGCAGGTCGGCGCGGCGGCGCCCGATTTCTCGCTCGCCTGCTACGGTGCCGGCGGCATGCAGCAGATCCGCAAGGCGGACCTGCTCGGCAAGCCGACGCTGATCAGCGTCGTCCCGTCCCTCGACACGCCCGTCTGCCAGGTGCAGACGAAGACCTTCAACGGCCGTCTTGCCGCCCTCGGCGAACGGGTCAACGCCGTCACGGTGAGCCTCGACCTGCCGTTCGCCATGAACCGGTTCTGCGGCGCCGAGGACATCAAGACGATGCGGACGGGCAGCGACTACATGGACCGCAGCTTCGGCACGCACTGGGGCGTCCTCATCGACGAACTCAAGATCCTCGCCCGGGCGGTGTTCGTCCTCGACGCCAAGGGCGTCGTGCAGTACGCCCAGGTGGTCAAGGAAGTGGCGAGCGAGCCCGACTACGACGCGGCGCTGGCCGTGCTGGAGAAACTGGCGTAA
- the yacH gene encoding UvrB/UvrC protein produces MKCQKCDKPAVFHITELETGDVREVHLCEDHARVYLNQSEGGGDEESATETGAVEGGLPGPLGVGQTAGELAILDQKSCPMCGITFFEFRNQGRLGCPHDYVHFDKELEPLIANIHGATTHTGRRPSRPADGPLPEGTEELTGLIGLRRGMKEAIACEDYEKAKEDRDAIRGIEDRWLGAPAS; encoded by the coding sequence ATGAAGTGTCAGAAGTGCGACAAGCCGGCGGTGTTCCATATCACCGAACTGGAGACGGGAGACGTCCGCGAAGTCCACCTCTGCGAGGATCATGCCCGCGTCTACCTCAACCAGTCGGAGGGGGGCGGCGACGAGGAGTCGGCCACGGAGACCGGCGCCGTCGAAGGGGGGCTCCCCGGACCGCTCGGCGTCGGTCAGACCGCCGGCGAACTGGCGATCCTCGACCAGAAATCCTGCCCGATGTGCGGGATCACGTTCTTCGAGTTCCGCAACCAGGGCCGGCTCGGCTGCCCGCACGACTACGTCCACTTCGACAAGGAACTGGAGCCGCTGATCGCCAACATCCACGGCGCGACGACGCACACGGGCCGGCGGCCCTCGCGGCCGGCAGATGGCCCGTTGCCCGAGGGCACCGAGGAACTGACCGGCCTGATCGGGCTGCGGCGCGGCATGAAGGAGGCGATCGCCTGCGAGGACTACGAGAAGGCGAAGGAGGACCGCGACGCGATCCGTGGCATCGAAGACCGCTGGCTCGGTGCCCCTGCCTCCTGA
- the alaS gene encoding alanine--tRNA ligase, with protein MKADDLREAYLAFFESKGCVRRPSDVLVPRWDPSVLFTPAGMNQFKDHFLGKCKLDFTRATTCQKCLRTGDIDNVGRTPRHHTFFEMLGNFSFGDYFKREAINWAWEFLTARNWLAIAPEKLSITVYQEDDEAFRIWADEIGVPVARITRMGEDDNFWPAGAPTQGPDGVCGPCSEIFYRMPDGSDVEIWNLVFTQFNRVGPPPDNLHPLPSRNIDTGMGLERTCAMLQGVDSNFHIDILRPLVEAVAEICGRRYEPATDDGRRMRRIADHVRACTFAIHENVLPGNNEEKYVVKRLLRRAVLDGRQMGMRDPFLHALPSTVAALMRRPYPELAETADRVAGVIKREEESFLATIDGGLERIEKLFAQIGRSGSTTVAGGDAAELYTTYGFPPELLETLAAERNCGFDWEGFRRAMEEHGLKSGAGMRVEVFTSGPLDALKKSMHGSEFLGYDATAATGKVIGIIAQDALCDRLSEVGHAQPVTLVLDRTPFYGESGGQVGDVGRIEWPGGAFRVSDTLREGGFMLHVGHLERGSLALGADVTATVDGDRRAAVRRAHSATHLLHAALQQHLGSHAVQQGSKVDADLLRFDFSHTSAIDHDTLRAIEGMVNAGVLAALPVSARLLPLAEARHAGAMMLFGEKYPDVVRMVTMEGVSRELCGGTHVSSTGQIGLVRIVGEESVSAGTRRITAVTGGRALDRFRQAEQTLAEAATVLKVPVAELPHRLATVVKELRDLKKAKPAAAAAGASPDELLAHALDVGGTRVVVAEAKGSDAGAMRQCIDLLRRKASPIAVLLASAEGDKVTLVAGISRELEARGLSAGEWIKEPATIVGGRGGGKPDLAQAGGKQADKLPAALDAARKSITSLLGG; from the coding sequence ATGAAGGCCGACGACCTTCGCGAAGCCTATCTCGCCTTCTTCGAGTCCAAGGGCTGCGTCCGCCGCCCCAGCGACGTCCTCGTGCCGCGCTGGGACCCGTCGGTCCTGTTCACGCCGGCCGGGATGAACCAGTTCAAGGACCACTTCCTCGGCAAGTGCAAGCTCGACTTCACCCGGGCCACCACCTGCCAGAAGTGCCTCCGCACCGGCGACATCGACAACGTCGGCCGCACGCCCCGGCACCATACGTTCTTCGAGATGCTCGGCAACTTCTCGTTCGGCGACTACTTCAAGCGCGAGGCGATCAACTGGGCGTGGGAGTTCCTCACCGCCCGCAACTGGCTCGCCATCGCCCCCGAGAAGCTCTCGATCACCGTCTACCAGGAGGACGACGAGGCATTCCGGATCTGGGCCGACGAGATCGGCGTGCCGGTAGCCAGGATCACGCGCATGGGGGAGGACGACAACTTCTGGCCCGCCGGGGCGCCGACGCAGGGCCCTGACGGCGTCTGCGGCCCGTGCAGCGAGATCTTCTACCGCATGCCCGACGGCAGCGACGTGGAGATCTGGAACCTCGTGTTCACCCAGTTCAACCGCGTCGGGCCGCCGCCCGACAACCTCCACCCGCTGCCGAGCCGCAACATCGACACCGGCATGGGCCTGGAGCGGACCTGCGCCATGCTCCAGGGCGTGGACAGCAACTTCCACATCGACATCCTGCGGCCGCTCGTCGAGGCCGTTGCCGAGATCTGCGGCCGGCGGTACGAGCCGGCCACGGACGACGGCCGGCGCATGCGCCGGATCGCCGACCACGTGCGCGCCTGCACGTTCGCGATCCACGAAAATGTCCTGCCGGGCAACAACGAGGAGAAGTACGTCGTCAAGCGGCTCCTGCGCCGGGCCGTGCTCGACGGCCGGCAGATGGGGATGCGGGATCCGTTCCTCCACGCGCTGCCGTCGACGGTCGCGGCGCTGATGCGCAGGCCCTATCCCGAACTGGCCGAGACGGCCGACCGCGTGGCGGGCGTGATCAAGCGCGAAGAGGAGTCGTTTCTGGCGACGATCGACGGCGGCCTGGAGCGGATCGAGAAGCTGTTCGCGCAGATCGGCCGCAGCGGCTCGACGACCGTCGCGGGAGGGGATGCGGCCGAGCTCTACACCACCTACGGGTTTCCCCCGGAACTGCTGGAGACGCTTGCCGCCGAGCGGAACTGCGGCTTCGACTGGGAAGGCTTTCGCCGGGCGATGGAGGAGCACGGCCTCAAGTCGGGGGCCGGCATGCGGGTGGAGGTGTTCACGTCCGGCCCGCTCGACGCCCTGAAGAAGTCGATGCACGGCTCGGAGTTTCTCGGCTACGACGCTACCGCGGCCACGGGAAAGGTCATCGGCATCATCGCCCAGGACGCGCTCTGCGACCGACTCAGCGAGGTCGGCCATGCCCAGCCCGTGACGCTCGTCCTCGACCGCACGCCGTTCTACGGCGAGTCGGGGGGGCAGGTCGGGGACGTCGGCCGGATCGAATGGCCGGGGGGCGCGTTTCGCGTGAGTGACACGCTGCGGGAAGGGGGCTTCATGCTCCACGTCGGCCATCTCGAACGGGGCAGCCTGGCCCTCGGGGCGGACGTCACGGCCACGGTCGACGGCGACCGGCGGGCCGCCGTGCGCCGGGCCCACTCGGCGACCCACCTGCTCCACGCCGCGCTCCAGCAGCACCTCGGATCGCATGCCGTGCAGCAGGGCTCGAAGGTGGACGCCGACCTGCTGCGGTTCGACTTCTCCCACACCAGCGCCATCGACCACGACACGCTGCGGGCGATCGAGGGGATGGTCAACGCGGGAGTGCTTGCGGCCCTGCCGGTGTCCGCCCGGCTGCTCCCCCTGGCCGAGGCCCGGCATGCGGGGGCGATGATGCTCTTCGGCGAGAAGTATCCCGACGTCGTCCGCATGGTGACGATGGAGGGGGTGAGCCGGGAACTGTGCGGCGGCACACACGTCTCCAGCACGGGCCAGATCGGTCTCGTGCGGATCGTCGGCGAGGAGAGCGTCTCGGCGGGCACGCGCCGGATCACGGCCGTGACCGGCGGCCGGGCCCTCGACCGCTTCCGGCAGGCGGAGCAGACGCTCGCCGAGGCGGCCACGGTCCTCAAGGTTCCCGTCGCCGAGCTGCCCCACCGGCTGGCGACGGTCGTCAAGGAACTCCGCGACCTCAAGAAGGCGAAGCCGGCAGCGGCGGCGGCGGGCGCGTCTCCCGACGAACTGCTCGCCCACGCCCTCGACGTCGGCGGCACGCGGGTCGTCGTCGCGGAGGCGAAGGGGAGCGACGCCGGCGCGATGCGACAGTGCATCGACCTGCTGCGGCGCAAGGCGAGCCCGATCGCCGTGCTCCTCGCGTCCGCCGAAGGGGACAAGGTCACGCTCGTGGCGGGCATCTCCCGCGAGCTCGAGGCTCGCGGTCTGTCGGCGGGCGAGTGGATCAAGGAGCCGGCCACGATCGTCGGCGGCAGGGGAGGGGGCAAGCCCGATCTGGCCCAAGCCGGCGGCAAGCAGGCGGACAAACTCCCCGCCGCGCTCGACGCCGCGCGGAAGTCGATCACCAGCCTGCTCGGAGGCTGA
- the yacI gene encoding protein-arginine kinase, which translates to MKLESLTQAVGEWLRGTGPESDIVMSSRVRLARNVAHYPFVSRASEQDRADIERFLHERIAAAPVGRQLEYIDVGRLEEIDRQFLVERQLISRELAEAQGARSVAIDGREQVSLMINEEDHLRIQCMHSGLDLEGVWKQIKGVDEQIEKVVPYAFHPQFGFLTACPTNVGTGIRVSVMLHLPALVITRQIDKVFRSLHKISLAVRGLYGEGSQATGDFYQISNQTTLGRTEEELVEQVGDVVPVLIDYERRAREFLVRETQQNVHDQVSRAYGILRTAQTISAEETMQLLSRVRMGVLLGLIGDVKISDINVLLVRTQPAHLQKLRGLELDTKDRNIERARYLRQHFEAGGSGSTN; encoded by the coding sequence ATGAAACTCGAATCGCTGACCCAGGCCGTGGGCGAATGGCTGCGCGGCACCGGGCCGGAATCGGACATCGTCATGAGCAGCCGCGTCCGGCTGGCCCGCAACGTGGCCCACTACCCGTTCGTCAGCCGTGCCTCCGAGCAGGACCGGGCCGACATCGAGCGGTTCCTGCACGAGCGGATTGCCGCCGCGCCGGTGGGCAGGCAGCTCGAGTACATCGACGTCGGCCGGCTGGAGGAGATCGACCGCCAGTTCCTCGTCGAGCGGCAGCTCATCAGCCGCGAGCTGGCGGAAGCCCAGGGCGCGCGGAGCGTGGCGATCGATGGCCGCGAGCAGGTCAGCCTGATGATCAACGAGGAGGACCACCTGCGGATCCAGTGCATGCACAGCGGCCTCGACCTGGAGGGCGTCTGGAAGCAGATCAAGGGGGTGGACGAGCAGATCGAGAAGGTCGTTCCCTACGCCTTTCATCCGCAGTTCGGCTTCCTCACCGCCTGCCCGACGAACGTCGGCACCGGGATCCGGGTGAGCGTGATGCTCCACCTGCCGGCGCTCGTCATCACCCGGCAGATCGACAAGGTTTTCCGCAGCCTGCACAAGATCTCCCTGGCCGTCCGCGGCCTGTACGGGGAGGGCTCGCAGGCGACGGGCGACTTCTACCAGATCTCCAATCAGACCACGCTCGGCCGCACCGAGGAGGAGCTCGTCGAGCAGGTCGGCGACGTGGTGCCCGTCCTCATCGACTACGAGCGCCGGGCCCGCGAGTTCCTCGTCCGCGAGACGCAGCAAAACGTCCACGACCAGGTGAGCCGGGCCTACGGCATCCTGCGGACGGCGCAGACGATCAGCGCCGAGGAGACGATGCAGCTCTTGTCCCGCGTCCGCATGGGCGTGCTCCTCGGCCTCATCGGCGACGTGAAGATCTCCGACATCAACGTGCTCCTCGTCCGCACGCAGCCGGCCCACCTGCAGAAGCTCCGCGGCCTCGAGCTCGACACGAAGGACCGCAACATCGAGCGCGCCCGCTACCTGCGGCAGCACTTCGAGGCCGGCGGTTCCGGCTCCACGAACTGA